The DNA sequence ATAATCTTTGAATAATTATTCACCTGCACAATATTTTTTACGTGTTGTCTGTCGCTAATACTAAGAATCAAGGAGGATGCTTTCTGATAGAATTTCGAAAATAATTTGAAAGCGCTTTCAATATCTCTTTTTTTCTTTAGAGCCAGATAAACTCCCAAGAATCCAAGAACAAGATTAAACAAAAGCGGTATTAGCTTTAGCATTCCCATCAGAGGCAGAAATGAAAGAGGCCAGGTTATTAGCAAAGAGATGATCAGCCCTAAAAATAAGCCTAATAATGGCAGAAAAATATCAAAAAGCGAAAAGGAAGTAATTTTGTTTAAAAAAAACTTCAAGCTATTGTATAGCCATCTCCACGAGAAAAAAGCAATTAAAAAACTAATTACAGCAAAAGAAATAGGAATAAGGTAAAAAGACAAAGTTCCTATAGATTTTTCTTGCCATGGAAAAAGAAAATCGAAAAGTGACATTTTCACAATAGAATATCCTATAATAAAAAATATGAGAGAACAAAAAGCTGACCAAAGTAACCTTAAATTCATAAGGCTCACCTCCTCTTTAATTGATGTGACAAAAAAAAATAACTACTTATGGGTTTTATCTTTCTTCACAATAACTTTTACTGTACTTAGCCAAAAATATCTTGGAAGCAACATTTCAATTTTCTTTTTTTTATCACCTCTTTTTTATATCATAAAAAATTTAAAACCAAATAAGAAAAATTTATTTCTTTTATATTTTAATATCTTTTTGTATTTTTTCATAAATATTATTTGGTTATCAATATTTGGATTGCATATTGTTATTCTAATGTCTGTATATCTATCTCTTTTTTGGTTCCTACCAATTGTAATCTGGCAAAAAATTGAAAAAAATATACCTAAGAAATTATACACTATTTCATTGCCTCTTTTTTTGACACTTTCAGAAATATTAAGAAATTCTGGAACTTATGCCTTTGGACTGGAAAGCCCTGGGTATTCCCTTATAGACACACCTTTTATGTATATAGCCAGCCTCATTGGCGTTATAGGGTTGACTTTTTTAGTGTTTTACATAAACATGCTTTTTTCAGATAAAAAAAATATTCTAAAAGCGCTTTACTTTCTATGCTTTCTCGTCTTGATGGGTACGCTTATAAATTCTATACCTGTAAATGAAAACAATGGCTACAGACAAAAATTTACTGTTTTGCAAGGAAATTTCAGGCCGATTTTCTTATACGATGAAAATTACGAGAGCCTTATAGATAAACAATATTTAGACTTATTTGATTTAGGGAAAAAACATCCAGATAGCCTGATAGTAACTCCAGAGGTTATATTTAGAACGTGCCTAAACGAAAATAAGGTGATAACTCCAGATCAACCCTCCTTTGTAGGCTCGATTTACTGTAAAAATAATCTATATTACAATTCCATATACTATCTAAATGGCAAAGAAAGCAAAGTGATATACAGAAAAGAACACCTTGTTCCATTTGGGGAGTTTAACCCAATACCGAAAAATCTTAGTTTTCTAAATAAATTTTTGCCACAGTTGGGAGATTTTGAAGGAGGCAAAGGTTCAAAACCGTTCCAATACAAAAACCTTCACATAGGATTTCTAATTTGCTTCGAGGACACTCTGCCAATGCTGATATACAGAAAATTAATGGATAACCATATAAATCTCTTAATAGTAGCATCCAATGATGGCTGGTTTGAAAATACCTATGAACCCATAGAGCATCTAAACGTATCCAGATTTAGAGCTATTGAGTTTGGAGTGCCAATAATCAGGGCAGGAAACACTGGCCCATCTGCCTTTATTAGTTCAAATGGGGATATTATGAAAATACTTCCAGCAGACAGAACAGGAGTTTTATTTGATAACTTTTATATTAAAAATTACGAAACTCTTTATTCAAAAATTGCATCAAAAGAAGACGAATTTATAATAATACTCTCATTAATTATCCTGGCGTTAACTATCTTTAATATCTTTAGAAAATTCCTTTAGAATTCTTATTACCTCATCGTCCTTCACTTCTCCAAAATCTGCATAAAACTGCCCTACAGCCCAAAATTCTTTCGGAGCCGCCAGATAGATAAGAACATCAGCTTCTTTTTTAATCAAGTCTATAGTTTCAAAAGGCAATACGGGCACAGCCACCACAATTGATTTTGGTTCAAAAGTTCTTAGCCCTCTTATGCTTGCGATAACAGTAGATCCTGTAGCTATTCCATCGTCAACTATAATAAGATTCTTGCCTTTATAATCAAATCTCTTTGTCCTATAAAGGCTATTTCTTCTTTCAATTTCTTTTTTCTCTCTTTCAATAACCTTATCAAGATAATCCTTGTCAATCCCCAAAAGCTTATATGCTCTGTCGTTTATCACCAGACCGCCGTGTTCTCCAATAGCTCCCACAGCAAGCTCGGGATTTCCAGGTGCACCAAGTTTTCTGGGTATAGTAATATCCAGATCCCATCCAAAAAACCTGGCAACTTCAGCACCGACGATGATGCCACCCCTTGGTATAGCCAAGACTATAGCATCGTTTATATTTCTCAAATTTTCTTTTATCTTCTCAGAGAGCAGCTTTGCAGCCTCAAGTCTATCTTTAAACATAATTTATACCTTTTATATTAATATTTTTTCCACATTTAGGGCATTTATCGCTTTTTAGTTGATTTCTCAAAATTTCATATCCATTCCTTTCTATTAGGAGTTCAGCGCAAAAAGGGCAATAAGTATTTTCTTCTCCATCAGTTAGATTGCCCATGTAAACATAATTGAGACCAATCCCTTTTGCAATTTTATACGCCTCTTTTAATTTTTCTACAGAAGTCGGCATTAAGTCTGAAAGTTCATATTGGGGGAAAAATCTTGTAATATGCCAGGGCGTATCTTCGCCCAATTCATTTTTGATCCAGCTAGCAGTTTCAGATATTTCATCTGAAGAGTCGTTGTATCCTGGAACTACATTTGTGACAATCTCTATATGACAATTATATTTATCCTTAGCAGTTTTTATGGCCAACAAAATAGGCTTGATATCTTCTACGCTTGCAGCTTCACGATAATATTTGCCCCTTATGCCTTTTAGATCTACTCTGTAAGCATCAATATACGGTGCAATAACGTCAAGAGCCTTTAAAGTGATGTATCCATTCGTAACCATCACAGTATATAAGCCACTTTTTTTGATTATCTTTGCAGAGTCCAATACGTACTCTATCCAGATAGTTGGCTCATTGTATGTCCAGGCTACCCCTCTGCACGAATATCTCTTAGCCAACTCTAAAAGATAGTCTGGAGATATATCCTCGCCTGCGGTAGGCTGAGAGCAAGCTATCTGCCAATTTTGGCACCCTAAACACCTGAAGTTACACCCGAATGACCCTACTGAAAAAACTCTGCTCCCTGGGAAGAAGTGAAAAAGTGGCTTTTTTTCTATTGGATCTACAGCAGCAGATGAAACCAAAGAATAGATTAGAGTTTTTAGCTCTCCAGAGATATTTTTTCTTACACCGCAATAACCCGTTTCTCCCTCAGACAGAGTGCACAACCTCGGGCAAACAAGGCACCTGACTTTATTTTCTATATGGGTATATAAAATAGCGTCATGTATGTTCATTTTACAAAATAAATATAAACTTATTCATTATTTTCTTTTCCATTTGCTTTAAGCTCATTAGTATATTCTTTGTTTATATCCTTTTTCTCTTGCTTTAATTGATCGATCTGATTTTGTTCATTTGTAGTCTCTTCTTCTGAGCCGCCATTATTCTTAATTTCGTTTTTCTCTTGGATTTCGTTTTTAAATTCGTTCTGTATCTCTTGTTTTTCTTGATTTTTTTGAATATTTATGTCTTTAATTTGTTGGCCGTGATTGTTGTCATTTACAAAGTCTCCAAAGTTTTCAGCTTTATTTTGATTTGAAATAGCTCCAGGTCCCTTTGAATAAGAAACTCCAGAAAAAACTAAAGCACTCATCATCAAAAAAACTATAAAAGATAAACATATGTTTTTCACAACAACCCCACCTTTCTAATTTCAATATATTAATTTATTTTAACACAAAGCAATATAGCTCTAATATTTTTTATATTCTACATCAAAAATTTCGTCAACTAAGAGCGTCTATAAATTCAACAAATTTGTAGTGATTTTTATTAATTTATCTTTTTCATCTGGATTGCTGATTGCTATTAAAAGTGTCAGTGCTGTCATGGCATTGTCGTTAATTTTCTTTTCGCCTGTTTTGCGATAGAGAAAATCATTGCGCTCTAAGAAATAAATAAATAAAAACGAGCCAATTCTCTTATTCCCATCTACAAAGGGGTGATCTTTAATGACAAAATACAAAAGATGGGCTGCCTTTTCTTCAAGAGAAGGATACAGCTCTTTTTTATCAAAGGTTTGATAAATATTACCTAAAATACCTTTAAACTTTTCCCCGTTCTCCTGTCCGAATAAATCACTTGCTTCCTTTTTGGCAGCAAGATCTTTCTTTATTTTGCTGATAACATTTATAGTATCTTCATATTTCAGGATAAACTTACTCTTGGTTTTTTTAATCAGTGGAAGTTCTTCTTTGTCGTATTGTTCAAGGAGTGAGAGTGTTTTTGAATAATTGACAAGTAGATTAAAAATTTCTTGTTCTTGTCCAGAAAGCAATTTGTGCTTCGATTTTTCTTGCAAAAACGAAATTGTATCTTGCAATTCTTTCAATTGAGAGCGTACTTGTAAGAGTCGCTTTTCGTTTATGGTATAGCCTTTTACCAGATGCTCTTTGAGAATTTTGGTTGCCCAGATACGAAATTGGGTCGCTTTTTTTGAATTAACACGATAACCAACTGAAATTATCATATCAAGATTATAAAAATTCATTTTTCTGACTTTACCATCGGCTGCAACCTGTTCCAAAATGGAACAGGTTGAGCTTTTATCCAACTCACCTGTCTTATATATATTATTTACATGCTTAACAATTGCAGGACGATTGACATTAAAAAGCCGCGCTATAAAATGAGCGTCTAGCCAAACAGTATCTTGCTCTAATTTAACTTCAATCTCAGGTCCTTCTTTGGACTTATAGATTGCTATTTCACCTTTTTTAATTTCATCTTGATTCATAAATTTGTTTGTCATCCCAACCTAAAAGTCTTTATTAGTTTATAATTTCAATCTTTGATAACTTATCAATTATTTTATCTCTTAATAGGTAAATCTCCAAATAGAGGTGGCTGTTTTTGCCAGATTTATTTGTCTATTTCTAATTTCGTCCACACCCCATTCGGCACTTTCTAAGATTTCTTTGGTAATTTCATATTGTGATTTTTTATAAATTTCTATCTTTTCTTTAAATGGTTTATTGCCACATTCTCTATTTAAACTTGCTTCAAGTAATGTTAGATTACCCAATCTATAAATCAACAAATCGTCTATATTTTCTTCTGCATCCATATGGTTTTCTGGGAATATATGTTCGATAGTTACATTAGTATCAAATAGATGATAGTCTTTATTAAATTTTTGATTTTCAACTGCCAATAAAATATAGCGAATTAATTTTTTATCTTTTGTATTCCTGGTATCAAAGGTCCTTATGCTAAAAAAATTTTTAAATGATTCGTCATCAACATATACACTTTTTAATTCTTTCTGAACAGCTTGCGGAGTGGAAATCTCTCCTTTATAAACTTGAATGGCGACACTATTATATGCTCTTTCTAATTCGTTTGGGTTTAGTTTCCCTATTACGTTATATCTAAAAGTCAATGCCCTAATAATTCTCAAGACATCTTCAAAATATTGATTCATTTTAAAATATACTGAAAGGAGCAAAGATTTATGCTGTTGAACATTAAAAAGAATTAGTTCGTTTATCATTTTTCTAATATTAACGTTATTCTGCCATAGTTCATTATCAGGCTCATCTAAAGCCACGTAAATATCGGCATACTGTTCTAATTCATCTATTAATTTAATAACATTATCCTTACTTGATATTTTACTTTTGACTGCCTTGAATAATCTTTCAGACCTTACAATTTGTTGTTGAGAGTTAATAAAATATCTTAGGAAAACTGGAAATTTTCTATAAGAAACAATATTAACAATTTTATCCCATCTTGGTTGTAAGTTGTTAATGTCTATCTTAATATCCAGCAATGAGAATAGATAATTTTTCA is a window from the Thermodesulfobium sp. 4217-1 genome containing:
- the lnt gene encoding apolipoprotein N-acyltransferase, with the translated sequence MREQKADQSNLKFIRLTSSLIDVTKKNNYLWVLSFFTITFTVLSQKYLGSNISIFFFLSPLFYIIKNLKPNKKNLFLLYFNIFLYFFINIIWLSIFGLHIVILMSVYLSLFWFLPIVIWQKIEKNIPKKLYTISLPLFLTLSEILRNSGTYAFGLESPGYSLIDTPFMYIASLIGVIGLTFLVFYINMLFSDKKNILKALYFLCFLVLMGTLINSIPVNENNGYRQKFTVLQGNFRPIFLYDENYESLIDKQYLDLFDLGKKHPDSLIVTPEVIFRTCLNENKVITPDQPSFVGSIYCKNNLYYNSIYYLNGKESKVIYRKEHLVPFGEFNPIPKNLSFLNKFLPQLGDFEGGKGSKPFQYKNLHIGFLICFEDTLPMLIYRKLMDNHINLLIVASNDGWFENTYEPIEHLNVSRFRAIEFGVPIIRAGNTGPSAFISSNGDIMKILPADRTGVLFDNFYIKNYETLYSKIASKEDEFIIILSLIILALTIFNIFRKFL
- a CDS encoding phosphoribosyltransferase family protein, with product MFKDRLEAAKLLSEKIKENLRNINDAIVLAIPRGGIIVGAEVARFFGWDLDITIPRKLGAPGNPELAVGAIGEHGGLVINDRAYKLLGIDKDYLDKVIEREKKEIERRNSLYRTKRFDYKGKNLIIVDDGIATGSTVIASIRGLRTFEPKSIVVAVPVLPFETIDLIKKEADVLIYLAAPKEFWAVGQFYADFGEVKDDEVIRILKEFSKDIKDS
- the amrS gene encoding AmmeMemoRadiSam system radical SAM enzyme, which codes for MNIHDAILYTHIENKVRCLVCPRLCTLSEGETGYCGVRKNISGELKTLIYSLVSSAAVDPIEKKPLFHFFPGSRVFSVGSFGCNFRCLGCQNWQIACSQPTAGEDISPDYLLELAKRYSCRGVAWTYNEPTIWIEYVLDSAKIIKKSGLYTVMVTNGYITLKALDVIAPYIDAYRVDLKGIRGKYYREAASVEDIKPILLAIKTAKDKYNCHIEIVTNVVPGYNDSSDEISETASWIKNELGEDTPWHITRFFPQYELSDLMPTSVEKLKEAYKIAKGIGLNYVYMGNLTDGEENTYCPFCAELLIERNGYEILRNQLKSDKCPKCGKNINIKGINYV
- a CDS encoding virulence protein RhuM/Fic/DOC family protein, producing MNQDEIKKGEIAIYKSKEGPEIEVKLEQDTVWLDAHFIARLFNVNRPAIVKHVNNIYKTGELDKSSTCSILEQVAADGKVRKMNFYNLDMIISVGYRVNSKKATQFRIWATKILKEHLVKGYTINEKRLLQVRSQLKELQDTISFLQEKSKHKLLSGQEQEIFNLLVNYSKTLSLLEQYDKEELPLIKKTKSKFILKYEDTINVISKIKKDLAAKKEASDLFGQENGEKFKGILGNIYQTFDKKELYPSLEEKAAHLLYFVIKDHPFVDGNKRIGSFLFIYFLERNDFLYRKTGEKKINDNAMTALTLLIAISNPDEKDKLIKITTNLLNL
- a CDS encoding DUF262 domain-containing HNH endonuclease family protein; translation: MPKPLFDTKTLNFSELLGNSKIYKVPRYQRSYSWDISNWEDLWLDILALKNDEELVHYLGTIVLQTEDNKTFTVIDGQQRMVTLSILVLACLKLLDDLINNGIEPEKNKERKEIFINQYIGFKDPKALTYQSKLTLNDIDKDLYSSYLVQLKTPSNLSRLPNSNQLMVKAFNYFIDSLKSIELKDNSDAIVDFIESVVSSKLFFIEVVVDDALSAYTVFETLNARGVELTTTDLLKNYLFSLLDIKIDINNLQPRWDKIVNIVSYRKFPVFLRYFINSQQQIVRSERLFKAVKSKISSKDNVIKLIDELEQYADIYVALDEPDNELWQNNVNIRKMINELILFNVQQHKSLLLSVYFKMNQYFEDVLRIIRALTFRYNVIGKLNPNELERAYNSVAIQVYKGEISTPQAVQKELKSVYVDDESFKNFFSIRTFDTRNTKDKKLIRYILLAVENQKFNKDYHLFDTNVTIEHIFPENHMDAEENIDDLLIYRLGNLTLLEASLNRECGNKPFKEKIEIYKKSQYEITKEILESAEWGVDEIRNRQINLAKTATSIWRFTY